One part of the Bacillota bacterium genome encodes these proteins:
- a CDS encoding YraN family protein, whose amino-acid sequence MALKRRETGLKGEEIALSFLSSLGYRLLAKNFRCRLGEIDLIMQDGPVTVFVEVKTRRNLLYGTPQEAVSPAKQAKIRRLAQYYLLTKKEEEAPLRFDVIAITFTEKGRPVIEHLKGVF is encoded by the coding sequence ATGGCCTTAAAACGTCGGGAAACCGGTCTCAAGGGAGAGGAAATCGCCCTTTCCTTTCTTTCTTCCCTGGGGTACCGTCTTCTTGCGAAGAATTTCCGCTGCCGCTTGGGAGAAATCGATTTAATCATGCAGGATGGACCCGTCACCGTTTTTGTGGAGGTGAAAACGCGGCGCAATCTTCTTTACGGAACCCCCCAGGAAGCGGTTTCCCCGGCGAAGCAGGCGAAAATCAGACGCCTCGCGCAGTACTACCTGCTCACCAAAAAAGAAGAAGAGGCGCCCCTTCGCTTTGATGTGATCGCAATTACCTTTACGGAGAAGGGAAGACCCGTAATCGAACACCTAAAAGGGGTTTTTTAA
- a CDS encoding carbon-nitrogen family hydrolase, whose translation MRIALLQLAPGQKTPEDCRAHVKSLVEEKVPHDVDLVVLPELWTTGHLHQNVMREAEMLQGPTNALLAGLARERGIYIVGGSLPIKTPQGIHNFCAVHGPGGYLGGYAKVHPFGPLGEKEWCIPGRNLYLFSTAYGKMGVMICYDLRFPEVARLLAKAGALVIFVPAAFPDARIEQWELLLRARAVENQVFIAGVNKAGREGSLIFPGRSLVVAPDGKVLAAGSNDEDIILCEIDFKLIDQVRSAIPCWCDLSPWAYRLPEEDREVLS comes from the coding sequence TTGCGGATTGCATTGCTTCAACTGGCGCCGGGCCAGAAAACTCCCGAAGACTGCCGGGCCCATGTAAAATCCCTGGTCGAGGAAAAAGTTCCCCATGACGTTGATCTGGTCGTCCTTCCGGAGCTCTGGACAACAGGACACCTTCACCAAAATGTTATGAGGGAAGCCGAGATGCTCCAGGGCCCGACAAATGCGCTCCTGGCCGGACTGGCCAGAGAAAGGGGGATCTACATTGTAGGGGGCTCGCTCCCGATCAAAACCCCCCAGGGAATTCATAATTTCTGTGCAGTCCACGGCCCGGGAGGATACCTGGGAGGTTACGCGAAGGTTCATCCCTTCGGGCCTTTGGGAGAGAAAGAATGGTGTATACCCGGCAGGAACCTGTACCTTTTTTCGACAGCTTATGGTAAGATGGGAGTGATGATTTGCTACGACCTGCGCTTTCCGGAGGTGGCGCGCCTCCTGGCAAAAGCCGGGGCGCTGGTAATTTTCGTGCCCGCCGCTTTTCCCGATGCCCGCATTGAACAGTGGGAACTCCTTCTAAGGGCACGTGCGGTTGAAAATCAAGTTTTCATAGCAGGTGTAAATAAAGCAGGAAGAGAGGGAAGTCTAATCTTTCCCGGAAGGTCACTTGTGGTGGCTCCCGATGGGAAAGTCCTCGCTGCAGGCTCAAATGACGAAGATATTATCTTGTGCGAGATAGATTTTAAACTGATCGATCAGGTCCGGAGCGCAATTCCCTGCTGGTGCGACCTTTCTCCCTGGGCCTACCGGCTGCCTGAAGAAGATCGGGAGGTTCTGTCATGA
- a CDS encoding FhlB domain-containing protein, with protein MEKEKAGLKQAVALRYRKDKDRAPRVVAKGKGEVAARIIEEAERHGVPLYEDPELASLLVKLPLESEIPPELYHAVAEVLVFIYQLDRKSRLSKPGREEAEGAFS; from the coding sequence ATGGAAAAAGAAAAGGCCGGCCTGAAACAAGCGGTTGCCTTGAGGTACCGAAAAGATAAGGACCGCGCCCCCCGGGTTGTTGCAAAGGGAAAGGGTGAGGTCGCAGCACGCATTATTGAAGAAGCCGAAAGGCACGGGGTGCCCCTTTACGAAGACCCGGAACTGGCCAGTCTGCTTGTAAAACTCCCTCTGGAATCTGAAATTCCTCCTGAGCTTTACCACGCCGTTGCAGAGGTTCTCGTTTTTATTTATCAGCTTGATCGGAAATCCCGCCTCTCAAAACCCGGGAGGGAAGAGGCTGAAGGAGCATTCTCCTGA